A genome region from Amblyraja radiata isolate CabotCenter1 chromosome 4, sAmbRad1.1.pri, whole genome shotgun sequence includes the following:
- the bhlhe22 gene encoding class E basic helix-loop-helix protein 22, whose translation MERSLHLNGPQEDRFRQTLSASAKRLENTFRPAAAIELSLPEPRSPMVCFEQADADPAHQQPGGEAGGGSGQYAEHQVNSCRESSGGDQSLDEDSDERCELMLGMEGGRELAKGAVGPTGKKNKEQRALRLSINARERRRMHDLNDALDELRSVIPYAHSPSVRKLSKIATLLLAKNYILMQAQALDEMRRLVSYLNQGQSLPAAALPSSAAALTPSLGAYEQAAAGGYPFTASGLVAATAAAASCPDKCATTAALYNTSSLCKQCSDKP comes from the coding sequence ATGGAAAGGAGCCTCCACCTCAATGGACCACAAGAGGATCGTTTTCGCCAAACTCTCAGCGCCTCGGCTAAAAGGCTGGAGAATACTTTCCGCCCGGCTGCCGCTATCGAGCTATCTCTGCCCGAGCCCCGGTCGCCGATGGTGTGCTTCGAGCAAGCCGATGCCGACCCGGCGCATCAGCAGCCAGGGGGAGAGGCTGGAGGGGGCAGCGGACAGTACGCCGAGCACCAGGTCAACTCTTGCCGGGAGAGCAGCGGAGGCGACCAGAGCTTGGACGAGGACAGCGACGAGCGCTGCGAGCTGATGCTGGGCATGGAAGGAGGCCGTGAGCTGGCAAAAGGGGCCGTGGGGCCGACCGGCAAGAAGAACAAGGAGCAGCGAGCCCTGAGGCTCAGCATCAACGCCCGGGAGAGGAGGCGCATGCACGACTTAAACGACGCGCTGGACGAGCTGAGGTCGGTGATCCCTTACGCGCACAGCCCTTCAGTCAGGAAGCTCTCCAAGATCGCCACTCTGCTTCTGGCCAAGAACTACATCCTGATGCAGGCTCAGGCACTGGACGAGATGAGGAGGCTGGTGTCGTACCTCAACCAGGGCCAGAGCTTGCCGGCGGCAGCGCTACCGTCCTCCGCCGCCGCCCTAACCCCCAGCTTGGGTGCCTACGAGCAAGCGGCGGCTGGCGGATACCCATTCACCGCCAGCGGCTTAGTGGCAGCTACGGCGGCGGCAGCCAGCTGCCCCGACAAGTGCGCTACCACCGCGGCTCTTTACAACACGTCCAGTCTGTGCAAACAGTGCAGCGACAAGCCTTAA